From one Oncorhynchus keta strain PuntledgeMale-10-30-2019 chromosome 30, Oket_V2, whole genome shotgun sequence genomic stretch:
- the LOC118363369 gene encoding regulator of G-protein signaling 14-like isoform X6 yields MVAFSGLCRSLSRLAKRTAQYKFGKLNTYNDTCPPTQIKSQAVSDGELNMSGRGCGGSCSSLPEAQGGDAPASSVVSWAVSFETLLEDPMGVCYFKAFLRSEVSAENILFYQACEKFREIPPTRVKELSEEAHAIFQTYLSDHAPYAVNIDDTARVEEKDLLKPTAEMFDKAQKQILKLMKMDSYRRFVRSPLYQKCTLASVEGRPLPNIPAEPTSTGSWENMATFSRSLNDNKKQRDKQREKRGSWGDLSYTKVNVSRKDYRMSNSSVENGRSGPSDQGQGDGCGCVEGGYCCVYLPDGSASLAPIRPGLPLREMLSGLCEKRGFPLKDIIIYLHGKDRKPLSLEQDCSILRHQQVSLELRVTFALEVVFTGKTVGIMVKSSKTLQDALSAVLQKHQLASHQARVTMSGSDVPLSMSTSVFKLANKKLQLDKVGSPRISGQTPVAQESGRSPAGPEVHVSPQADGAKPRVRKNHEMEVMMELLSRAQACRVDDQRGLLTKEHLELPQFLLKPPVHDQETQQGEAGEESLPGGLDLDTV; encoded by the exons ATGGTGGCCTTCAGCGGGCTCTGCCGAAGTCTCTCTCGGCTGGCGAAGAGAACTGCTCAGTACAAGTTTGGGAAACTGAACACCTACAACGATACCTGTCCACCAACTCAAATAAAG AGCCAGGCAGTGTCAGATGGCG AGCTGAACATGTCTGGTCGTGGCTGTGGGGGCAGTTGTAGCAGTCTGCCAGAGGCCCAAGGGGGAGATGCCCCGGCCAGCAGTGTCGTCAGCTGGGCTGTGTCCTTCGAGACGCTATTGGAAGACCCCATGGGAGTATGCTACTTCAAG GCCTTCCTGAGGTCAGAGGTGAGTGCGGAGAATATCCTGTTCTATCAGGCCTGCGAGAAGTTCCGGGAGATTCCACCCACCCGGGTGAAAGAG TTAAGTGAGGAGGCTCATGCCATCTTCCAGACATACCTGTCTGACCACGCTCCCTACGCTGTGAACATTGACGACACTGCTCGCGTGGAGGAGAAGGACCTGCTGAAGCCTACAGCTGAAATGTTTGACAAGGCCCAGAAACAG ATTTTAAAGTTGATGAAGATGGACAGCTACAGGCGCTTCGTCCGCTCCCCTCTTTACCAAAAGTGTACCCTGGCCAGTGTGGAGGGCAGGCCACTACCCAACATCCCCGCTGAACCTACCAGCACAGGATCATGGGAGAACATGGCCACCTTTAGCCGCTCCCTCAATGACAACAAGAAG CAGAGGGATAAGCAGCGGGAGAAGAGGGGATCATGGGGAG ACTTGTCATACACTAAGGTGAATGTGTCTCGTAAGGACTATCGGATGTCCAACAGCAGTGTAGAG AATGGTCGCTCTGGTCCCTCAGACCAGGGGCAGGGTGATGGTTGCGGTTGTGTGGAGGGAGGTTACTGCTGTGTCTACCTGCCTGATGGCAGTGCATCCCTGGCCCCCATACGGCCCGGCCTCCCCCTCAGAGAAATGCTGTCTGGCCTCTGTGAGAAGAGAGGCTTCCCCCTCAAAGACATCATTATCTACCTCCATGGAAAGGACAGG AAGCCCTTATCTCTGGAGCAGGACTGTTCAATACTGAGGCACCAGCAAGTCTCCCTGGAGCTGAGGGTGACGTTTGC gTTGGAGGTGGTGTTCACTGGTAAGACAGTGGGCATCATGGTGAAGTCCAGTAAGACTCTGCAGGATGCCCTGTCTGcggtactacagaaacaccaactCGCATCACACCAGGCCCGGGTCACCATG AGTGGGAGTGATGTGCCACTGAGCATGAGCACTAGTGTGTTCAAACTGGCCAATAAGAAGCTGCAGCTGGAcaaag TTGGCAGTCCCAGGATCAGTGGCCAAACTCCAGTTGCACAG GAGAGCGGTAGATCTCCAGCAGGCCCAGAGGTCCATGTGTCTCCTCAGGCAGACGGAGCCAAGCCCAGGGTCAGGAAAAACCATGAGATGGAGG TGATGATGGAGCTGTTGTCCAGGGCCCAGGCCTGTAGGGTGGATGACCAGAGAGGCCTGCTGACCAAGGAACACCTGGAGCTGCCCCAGTTCCTCCTGAAACCACCTGTCCATGACCAGGAGACTCAACAGGGGGAGGCTGGAGAG
- the LOC118363369 gene encoding regulator of G-protein signaling 14-like isoform X7, whose translation MVAFSGLCRSLSRLAKRTAQYKFGKLNTYNDTCPPTQIKSQAVSDGELNMSGRGCGGSCSSLPEAQGGDAPASSVVSWAVSFETLLEDPMGVCYFKAFLRSEVSAENILFYQACEKFREIPPTRVKELSEEAHAIFQTYLSDHAPYAVNIDDTARVEEKDLLKPTAEMFDKAQKQILKLMKMDSYRRFVRSPLYQKCTLASVEGRPLPNIPAEPTSTGSWENMATFSRSLNDNKKRDKQREKRGSWGDLSYTKVNVSRKDYRMSNSSVENGRSGPSDQGQGDGCGCVEGGYCCVYLPDGSASLAPIRPGLPLREMLSGLCEKRGFPLKDIIIYLHGKDRKPLSLEQDCSILRHQQVSLELRVTFALEVVFTGKTVGIMVKSSKTLQDALSAVLQKHQLASHQARVTMSGSDVPLSMSTSVFKLANKKLQLDKVGSPRISGQTPVAQESGRSPAGPEVHVSPQADGAKPRVRKNHEMEVMMELLSRAQACRVDDQRGLLTKEHLELPQFLLKPPVHDQETQQGEAGEESLPGGLDLDTV comes from the exons ATGGTGGCCTTCAGCGGGCTCTGCCGAAGTCTCTCTCGGCTGGCGAAGAGAACTGCTCAGTACAAGTTTGGGAAACTGAACACCTACAACGATACCTGTCCACCAACTCAAATAAAG AGCCAGGCAGTGTCAGATGGCG AGCTGAACATGTCTGGTCGTGGCTGTGGGGGCAGTTGTAGCAGTCTGCCAGAGGCCCAAGGGGGAGATGCCCCGGCCAGCAGTGTCGTCAGCTGGGCTGTGTCCTTCGAGACGCTATTGGAAGACCCCATGGGAGTATGCTACTTCAAG GCCTTCCTGAGGTCAGAGGTGAGTGCGGAGAATATCCTGTTCTATCAGGCCTGCGAGAAGTTCCGGGAGATTCCACCCACCCGGGTGAAAGAG TTAAGTGAGGAGGCTCATGCCATCTTCCAGACATACCTGTCTGACCACGCTCCCTACGCTGTGAACATTGACGACACTGCTCGCGTGGAGGAGAAGGACCTGCTGAAGCCTACAGCTGAAATGTTTGACAAGGCCCAGAAACAG ATTTTAAAGTTGATGAAGATGGACAGCTACAGGCGCTTCGTCCGCTCCCCTCTTTACCAAAAGTGTACCCTGGCCAGTGTGGAGGGCAGGCCACTACCCAACATCCCCGCTGAACCTACCAGCACAGGATCATGGGAGAACATGGCCACCTTTAGCCGCTCCCTCAATGACAACAAGAAG AGGGATAAGCAGCGGGAGAAGAGGGGATCATGGGGAG ACTTGTCATACACTAAGGTGAATGTGTCTCGTAAGGACTATCGGATGTCCAACAGCAGTGTAGAG AATGGTCGCTCTGGTCCCTCAGACCAGGGGCAGGGTGATGGTTGCGGTTGTGTGGAGGGAGGTTACTGCTGTGTCTACCTGCCTGATGGCAGTGCATCCCTGGCCCCCATACGGCCCGGCCTCCCCCTCAGAGAAATGCTGTCTGGCCTCTGTGAGAAGAGAGGCTTCCCCCTCAAAGACATCATTATCTACCTCCATGGAAAGGACAGG AAGCCCTTATCTCTGGAGCAGGACTGTTCAATACTGAGGCACCAGCAAGTCTCCCTGGAGCTGAGGGTGACGTTTGC gTTGGAGGTGGTGTTCACTGGTAAGACAGTGGGCATCATGGTGAAGTCCAGTAAGACTCTGCAGGATGCCCTGTCTGcggtactacagaaacaccaactCGCATCACACCAGGCCCGGGTCACCATG AGTGGGAGTGATGTGCCACTGAGCATGAGCACTAGTGTGTTCAAACTGGCCAATAAGAAGCTGCAGCTGGAcaaag TTGGCAGTCCCAGGATCAGTGGCCAAACTCCAGTTGCACAG GAGAGCGGTAGATCTCCAGCAGGCCCAGAGGTCCATGTGTCTCCTCAGGCAGACGGAGCCAAGCCCAGGGTCAGGAAAAACCATGAGATGGAGG TGATGATGGAGCTGTTGTCCAGGGCCCAGGCCTGTAGGGTGGATGACCAGAGAGGCCTGCTGACCAAGGAACACCTGGAGCTGCCCCAGTTCCTCCTGAAACCACCTGTCCATGACCAGGAGACTCAACAGGGGGAGGCTGGAGAG
- the LOC118363369 gene encoding regulator of G-protein signaling 14-like isoform X5, with the protein MVAFSGLCRSLSRLAKRTAQYKFGKLNTYNDTCPPTQIKSQAVSDGELNMSGRGCGGSCSSLPEAQGGDAPASSVVSWAVSFETLLEDPMGVCYFKAFLRSEVSAENILFYQACEKFREIPPTRVKELSEEAHAIFQTYLSDHAPYAVNIDDTARVEEKDLLKPTAEMFDKAQKQILKLMKMDSYRRFVRSPLYQKCTLASVEGRPLPNIPAEPTSTGSWENMATFSRSLNDNKKRDKQREKRGSWGVDLSYTKVNVSRKDYRMSNSSVENGRSGPSDQGQGDGCGCVEGGYCCVYLPDGSASLAPIRPGLPLREMLSGLCEKRGFPLKDIIIYLHGKDRKPLSLEQDCSILRHQQVSLELRVTFALEVVFTGKTVGIMVKSSKTLQDALSAVLQKHQLASHQARVTMSGSDVPLSMSTSVFKLANKKLQLDKVGSPRISGQTPVAQESGRSPAGPEVHVSPQADGAKPRVRKNHEMEVMMELLSRAQACRVDDQRGLLTKEHLELPQFLLKPPVHDQETQQGEAGEESLPGGLDLDTV; encoded by the exons ATGGTGGCCTTCAGCGGGCTCTGCCGAAGTCTCTCTCGGCTGGCGAAGAGAACTGCTCAGTACAAGTTTGGGAAACTGAACACCTACAACGATACCTGTCCACCAACTCAAATAAAG AGCCAGGCAGTGTCAGATGGCG AGCTGAACATGTCTGGTCGTGGCTGTGGGGGCAGTTGTAGCAGTCTGCCAGAGGCCCAAGGGGGAGATGCCCCGGCCAGCAGTGTCGTCAGCTGGGCTGTGTCCTTCGAGACGCTATTGGAAGACCCCATGGGAGTATGCTACTTCAAG GCCTTCCTGAGGTCAGAGGTGAGTGCGGAGAATATCCTGTTCTATCAGGCCTGCGAGAAGTTCCGGGAGATTCCACCCACCCGGGTGAAAGAG TTAAGTGAGGAGGCTCATGCCATCTTCCAGACATACCTGTCTGACCACGCTCCCTACGCTGTGAACATTGACGACACTGCTCGCGTGGAGGAGAAGGACCTGCTGAAGCCTACAGCTGAAATGTTTGACAAGGCCCAGAAACAG ATTTTAAAGTTGATGAAGATGGACAGCTACAGGCGCTTCGTCCGCTCCCCTCTTTACCAAAAGTGTACCCTGGCCAGTGTGGAGGGCAGGCCACTACCCAACATCCCCGCTGAACCTACCAGCACAGGATCATGGGAGAACATGGCCACCTTTAGCCGCTCCCTCAATGACAACAAGAAG AGGGATAAGCAGCGGGAGAAGAGGGGATCATGGGGAG taGACTTGTCATACACTAAGGTGAATGTGTCTCGTAAGGACTATCGGATGTCCAACAGCAGTGTAGAG AATGGTCGCTCTGGTCCCTCAGACCAGGGGCAGGGTGATGGTTGCGGTTGTGTGGAGGGAGGTTACTGCTGTGTCTACCTGCCTGATGGCAGTGCATCCCTGGCCCCCATACGGCCCGGCCTCCCCCTCAGAGAAATGCTGTCTGGCCTCTGTGAGAAGAGAGGCTTCCCCCTCAAAGACATCATTATCTACCTCCATGGAAAGGACAGG AAGCCCTTATCTCTGGAGCAGGACTGTTCAATACTGAGGCACCAGCAAGTCTCCCTGGAGCTGAGGGTGACGTTTGC gTTGGAGGTGGTGTTCACTGGTAAGACAGTGGGCATCATGGTGAAGTCCAGTAAGACTCTGCAGGATGCCCTGTCTGcggtactacagaaacaccaactCGCATCACACCAGGCCCGGGTCACCATG AGTGGGAGTGATGTGCCACTGAGCATGAGCACTAGTGTGTTCAAACTGGCCAATAAGAAGCTGCAGCTGGAcaaag TTGGCAGTCCCAGGATCAGTGGCCAAACTCCAGTTGCACAG GAGAGCGGTAGATCTCCAGCAGGCCCAGAGGTCCATGTGTCTCCTCAGGCAGACGGAGCCAAGCCCAGGGTCAGGAAAAACCATGAGATGGAGG TGATGATGGAGCTGTTGTCCAGGGCCCAGGCCTGTAGGGTGGATGACCAGAGAGGCCTGCTGACCAAGGAACACCTGGAGCTGCCCCAGTTCCTCCTGAAACCACCTGTCCATGACCAGGAGACTCAACAGGGGGAGGCTGGAGAG
- the LOC118363369 gene encoding regulator of G-protein signaling 14-like isoform X10, with protein MVAFSGLCRSLSRLAKRTAQYKFGKLNTYNDTCPPTQIKSQAVSDGELNMSGRGCGGSCSSLPEAQGGDAPASSVVSWAVSFETLLEDPMGVCYFKAFLRSEVSAENILFYQACEKFREIPPTRVKELSEEAHAIFQTYLSDHAPYAVNIDDTARVEEKDLLKPTAEMFDKAQKQILKLMKMDSYRRFVRSPLYQKCTLASVEGRPLPNIPAEPTSTGSWENMATFSRSLNDNKKLVTCVQQRDKQREKRGSWGVDLSYTKVNVSRKDYRMSNSSVENGRSGPSDQGQGDGCGCVEGGYCCVYLPDGSASLAPIRPGLPLREMLSGLCEKRGFPLKDIIIYLHGKDRKPLSLEQDCSILRHQQVSLELRVTFALEVVFTGKTVGIMVKSSKTLQDALSAVLQKHQLASHQARVTMVEWE; from the exons ATGGTGGCCTTCAGCGGGCTCTGCCGAAGTCTCTCTCGGCTGGCGAAGAGAACTGCTCAGTACAAGTTTGGGAAACTGAACACCTACAACGATACCTGTCCACCAACTCAAATAAAG AGCCAGGCAGTGTCAGATGGCG AGCTGAACATGTCTGGTCGTGGCTGTGGGGGCAGTTGTAGCAGTCTGCCAGAGGCCCAAGGGGGAGATGCCCCGGCCAGCAGTGTCGTCAGCTGGGCTGTGTCCTTCGAGACGCTATTGGAAGACCCCATGGGAGTATGCTACTTCAAG GCCTTCCTGAGGTCAGAGGTGAGTGCGGAGAATATCCTGTTCTATCAGGCCTGCGAGAAGTTCCGGGAGATTCCACCCACCCGGGTGAAAGAG TTAAGTGAGGAGGCTCATGCCATCTTCCAGACATACCTGTCTGACCACGCTCCCTACGCTGTGAACATTGACGACACTGCTCGCGTGGAGGAGAAGGACCTGCTGAAGCCTACAGCTGAAATGTTTGACAAGGCCCAGAAACAG ATTTTAAAGTTGATGAAGATGGACAGCTACAGGCGCTTCGTCCGCTCCCCTCTTTACCAAAAGTGTACCCTGGCCAGTGTGGAGGGCAGGCCACTACCCAACATCCCCGCTGAACCTACCAGCACAGGATCATGGGAGAACATGGCCACCTTTAGCCGCTCCCTCAATGACAACAAGAAG CTTGTAACCTGTGTTCAGCAGAGGGATAAGCAGCGGGAGAAGAGGGGATCATGGGGAG taGACTTGTCATACACTAAGGTGAATGTGTCTCGTAAGGACTATCGGATGTCCAACAGCAGTGTAGAG AATGGTCGCTCTGGTCCCTCAGACCAGGGGCAGGGTGATGGTTGCGGTTGTGTGGAGGGAGGTTACTGCTGTGTCTACCTGCCTGATGGCAGTGCATCCCTGGCCCCCATACGGCCCGGCCTCCCCCTCAGAGAAATGCTGTCTGGCCTCTGTGAGAAGAGAGGCTTCCCCCTCAAAGACATCATTATCTACCTCCATGGAAAGGACAGG AAGCCCTTATCTCTGGAGCAGGACTGTTCAATACTGAGGCACCAGCAAGTCTCCCTGGAGCTGAGGGTGACGTTTGC gTTGGAGGTGGTGTTCACTGGTAAGACAGTGGGCATCATGGTGAAGTCCAGTAAGACTCTGCAGGATGCCCTGTCTGcggtactacagaaacaccaactCGCATCACACCAGGCCCGGGTCACCATGGTGG AGTGGGAGTGA